A single window of Methanothermobacter marburgensis str. Marburg DNA harbors:
- a CDS encoding METTL5 family protein produces the protein MRRKRHLEMLLERIPPHPHPDPGLEQYLTPAHVAAEVLWAARTMGDIEGKTVADLGCGTGILGIGAALLGAERVYCVDVDAAALEVAEGASEDLGLGNIQFIKADIRDQGDLVRVTGRVDTVIQNPPFGSQERADRGADRVFMEAASAMGRVVYSFHMAGSEDFVRRYYEGLGGRVTHRLPVEFPIRRTYSFHRMEVSNVDVVVVRVVFG, from the coding sequence ATGAGGAGAAAGAGACACCTTGAGATGCTTCTTGAGCGCATCCCTCCCCACCCCCACCCTGACCCGGGCCTTGAACAGTACCTCACCCCGGCACATGTGGCAGCGGAGGTCCTCTGGGCAGCCAGGACCATGGGGGATATTGAGGGAAAAACCGTTGCGGACCTTGGATGCGGTACGGGTATCCTGGGTATTGGGGCGGCACTTCTTGGCGCAGAGAGGGTTTACTGTGTGGATGTGGATGCGGCTGCACTTGAAGTTGCAGAGGGTGCGTCAGAGGATCTGGGCCTGGGAAACATCCAGTTCATCAAGGCAGATATCCGTGATCAGGGGGATCTGGTTAGGGTCACAGGGAGGGTTGATACTGTAATCCAGAATCCACCCTTTGGTTCACAGGAAAGGGCTGATAGGGGTGCCGACAGGGTTTTCATGGAGGCAGCATCAGCCATGGGGAGGGTTGTGTACTCATTCCACATGGCAGGCTCTGAGGACTTTGTGAGGCGCTACTATGAGGGTCTGGGGGGGAGGGTGACCCACAGACTCCCTGTTGAATTCCCGATACGCCGCACCTACAGTTTCCACAGAATGGAGGTCTCCAATGTGGATGTTGTGGTGGTGAGGGTTGTTTTTGGGTGA
- a CDS encoding putative RNA uridine N3 methyltransferase — translation MNRVDLSIFIPDSLTAETGDLKIKTYKVGLIGRAAAIFGVNRIVIYHDDADGEAGFIRDILNYMDTPQYLRRKVFPIMKELKHVGILPPLRTPHHPTGKPVAGEYRQGLTVKRVKKGTLVDIGADKLALCREKLTVNRVMSFRVIRLGKEILIEPDEPEDRYWGYEVLSTEQGLSKSLKTVDADVVVATSRYASPITSILDEVKSKVEGARRVAILFGGPYKGLPEIDADVWVNTIPGQRTETVRTEEAVLATLSVFNMLTQIDEK, via the coding sequence ATGAATAGAGTAGATTTGTCCATATTTATCCCGGATTCGCTGACGGCAGAGACAGGGGATCTCAAAATAAAGACCTACAAGGTGGGTCTTATTGGAAGGGCTGCAGCGATATTCGGGGTTAACCGCATAGTGATCTATCACGATGATGCAGACGGAGAGGCAGGATTTATCAGGGATATCCTGAACTATATGGATACCCCCCAGTACCTTCGCAGGAAGGTTTTCCCGATAATGAAGGAGTTGAAACATGTGGGTATACTCCCACCTCTGAGAACTCCTCATCACCCAACTGGAAAACCCGTGGCTGGAGAATACAGACAGGGATTAACAGTTAAAAGGGTAAAAAAAGGAACTCTTGTGGATATTGGCGCAGATAAACTTGCACTGTGCAGGGAAAAACTCACTGTAAATAGGGTAATGAGTTTCAGGGTTATCCGGCTGGGTAAGGAAATACTGATAGAGCCAGATGAACCAGAGGATAGATACTGGGGATATGAGGTTCTGAGCACCGAACAGGGCCTCTCAAAAAGCCTGAAAACAGTGGATGCCGATGTTGTGGTGGCAACATCAAGGTATGCTTCGCCCATTACTTCTATTCTGGATGAAGTAAAGTCAAAGGTGGAGGGCGCCCGCAGGGTGGCCATCCTGTTTGGCGGTCCTTACAAGGGATTACCAGAGATCGATGCGGATGTGTGGGTTAACACCATTCCAGGACAGCGTACAGAAACTGTAAGGACTGAAGAGGCTGTTTTAGCTACTCTCTCAGTATTCAATATGCTAACTCAGATTGATGAAAAATGA
- the rpl3p gene encoding 50S ribosomal protein L3 — MARHHQPRKGSVAFSPRKRAARETPRVKSWPQVDEPGLLALAGYKAGMTHVMMVDNQKNSPTEGMEVSTPVTILEVPPLTVMAVRAYEKTSRGLKTLGEVLATETKEDLRRKLTPPAEDYDQEAAIERIRSNMEYVADVRVIVHTNPRLASVPKKKPEVFECGLGGKTPEEKFEYALGILGKDVRASEIFSEGAFVDAIAVTKGKGFQGPVKRWGIRIQYGKAARSSKGRHIGSLGPWTPSRTMWTVPQAGQMGYHRRTEYNKQILKIGDASEADQVNPSGGFVRYGLVRNDYVMVKGSVPGPTKRLVVLRKAIRAAGKQEEAPQINYISTASKQGV; from the coding sequence ATGGCTAGACATCATCAACCAAGAAAAGGATCAGTTGCATTCAGTCCAAGAAAAAGGGCGGCAAGGGAAACCCCCAGGGTCAAGTCATGGCCCCAGGTGGATGAACCTGGACTGCTTGCCCTGGCAGGCTACAAGGCAGGGATGACCCACGTAATGATGGTTGATAACCAGAAAAATTCCCCTACAGAGGGGATGGAGGTTTCAACTCCAGTCACAATACTTGAGGTCCCACCCCTAACCGTGATGGCCGTTAGGGCCTATGAAAAGACAAGCAGGGGCCTTAAGACCCTTGGAGAGGTCCTGGCCACCGAGACAAAGGAGGACCTCAGAAGGAAGCTCACCCCACCTGCAGAGGACTATGACCAGGAGGCCGCAATCGAAAGGATAAGGTCAAACATGGAATACGTTGCAGATGTCAGGGTTATTGTACACACAAACCCCAGACTTGCAAGCGTGCCCAAAAAGAAACCTGAGGTCTTTGAGTGCGGCCTTGGAGGTAAGACCCCTGAGGAGAAATTCGAATACGCACTGGGAATCCTCGGCAAGGATGTGAGGGCATCAGAGATATTCTCCGAGGGAGCCTTCGTTGATGCCATAGCCGTGACTAAGGGTAAGGGATTCCAGGGTCCCGTTAAGAGATGGGGTATAAGGATACAGTACGGTAAGGCTGCAAGAAGCAGTAAGGGAAGACACATAGGGTCACTGGGTCCATGGACACCATCAAGGACCATGTGGACAGTTCCACAGGCAGGGCAGATGGGTTACCACAGGAGGACCGAGTACAACAAACAGATACTCAAGATCGGCGATGCCAGCGAGGCAGACCAGGTAAACCCCAGCGGCGGATTCGTAAGGTATGGTCTTGTCAGGAACGATTATGTAATGGTTAAGGGGTCAGTTCCAGGCCCAACAAAGAGGCTTGTGGTGCTCAGGAAGGCCATAAGGGCTGCAGGTAAGCAGGAAGAGGCACCCCAGATAAACTACATCAGCACAGCATCAAAACAAGGAGTATAA
- the rpl4p gene encoding 50S ribosomal protein L4: MKIKVYSLEGEAIDEMELPEIFNEEFRPDVIKRAVLSAQTARVQPWGPDPMAGKRTSAKSYGAGRGVAMVPRIKNGSRAAFVPQAVGGRRAHPPRPQKNYHERINRKERRLAIRSAVAATAMRDLVEARGHRIENVPQVPLVVDDELSRIKRTADTREVFRKLGIMDDIVRAKEGKKIRAGKGKMRGRKYRTPKGPLIVVGDDKGIALGARNHPGVDVVTVENLNAELLAPGTHPGRLTVFTRSAIEKLEGLFQ, encoded by the coding sequence ATGAAGATCAAGGTTTATTCCCTAGAAGGTGAAGCCATAGATGAAATGGAACTTCCTGAAATTTTCAATGAGGAGTTCAGGCCCGACGTGATAAAGAGGGCCGTTCTATCAGCACAGACCGCGAGGGTACAGCCATGGGGTCCAGACCCAATGGCAGGTAAAAGGACCTCTGCCAAGTCCTATGGTGCCGGGCGCGGTGTTGCAATGGTTCCACGTATAAAGAATGGTTCAAGGGCAGCCTTCGTTCCCCAGGCAGTTGGCGGTAGAAGGGCCCACCCACCGAGGCCACAGAAGAACTACCATGAGAGGATAAACAGAAAGGAAAGGAGACTGGCAATAAGGTCCGCCGTTGCAGCAACAGCCATGAGGGACCTTGTGGAGGCAAGGGGTCACCGGATAGAGAATGTACCCCAGGTGCCCCTGGTGGTTGACGATGAACTCTCCAGAATCAAAAGGACAGCAGATACAAGGGAAGTCTTCAGGAAACTTGGAATCATGGACGACATCGTGAGGGCAAAGGAAGGTAAAAAGATAAGAGCTGGAAAGGGAAAGATGAGGGGAAGGAAGTACAGGACACCCAAAGGTCCGCTCATAGTTGTTGGTGATGATAAAGGTATTGCGCTGGGCGCAAGAAACCACCCTGGCGTGGACGTTGTTACAGTGGAAAACCTCAACGCGGAACTCCTCGCACCTGGAACCCACCCTGGAAGACTGACCGTCTTTACAAGATCAGCAATAGAAAAACTTGAGGGACTCTTTCAGTAA
- a CDS encoding 50S ribosomal protein L23, which translates to MDPYAVIMKPHVTEKSMNLIDQNNELAFVVMRKSTKKDVRRAFEELFAVKVERVNTQVTPGGQKIAYIKLAKEHSAEDIAVKLGVF; encoded by the coding sequence ATGGATCCATATGCTGTTATCATGAAGCCACATGTCACAGAAAAGAGCATGAACCTTATAGACCAGAACAACGAGCTGGCATTTGTGGTTATGAGAAAAAGCACAAAAAAGGATGTTAGAAGGGCATTCGAGGAACTCTTTGCAGTTAAGGTTGAGAGGGTTAACACCCAGGTAACCCCAGGGGGTCAGAAGATTGCCTACATAAAACTGGCAAAGGAACACAGTGCAGAGGATATAGCTGTTAAACTGGGAGTATTCTAA
- a CDS encoding 50S ribosomal protein L2, translated as MGKRLISQRRGRGTPTYRSASHRFKGKIKYRAYDSLESDGCLRGKVVDIMHDPGRTAPVALVKFENGEKNLILAPEALMLDEEIECGAKAKVKPGNSLPLSEIPEGTPIYNIENRPGDGGKLVRSSGTYASLITHDADKAVIELPSGELKALNPQCRATVGVVAGGGRREKPFLKAGKKYHALRAKGKKSVTVRGVAMNAVDHPHGGGNRQHPGRPTTVSRHAPPGRKVGSIAARRTGKRR; from the coding sequence ATGGGAAAAAGGTTAATATCACAGAGGAGAGGAAGGGGAACTCCCACTTACAGAAGTGCATCCCACCGCTTCAAGGGCAAAATAAAATACCGTGCATACGACTCCCTTGAAAGTGACGGATGTCTCAGGGGAAAGGTCGTTGACATAATGCACGACCCTGGAAGGACAGCCCCTGTTGCCCTTGTGAAATTTGAAAACGGTGAGAAGAACCTCATCCTCGCACCTGAGGCTTTAATGCTTGACGAAGAGATTGAGTGCGGGGCAAAGGCAAAGGTCAAACCTGGAAACTCACTCCCACTCAGTGAAATTCCAGAGGGGACACCCATATACAACATTGAAAACAGACCCGGAGACGGAGGCAAACTGGTGAGGTCCTCCGGTACCTACGCTTCTCTAATCACCCATGATGCTGACAAGGCGGTTATTGAACTCCCATCAGGTGAACTCAAGGCACTCAACCCACAGTGCCGTGCAACCGTCGGTGTCGTTGCTGGAGGAGGAAGAAGGGAGAAACCATTCCTCAAGGCAGGTAAGAAGTACCATGCCCTTAGGGCCAAGGGTAAGAAGTCAGTTACAGTCAGGGGTGTTGCAATGAACGCAGTCGACCACCCACACGGTGGTGGAAACAGACAGCACCCAGGTAGGCCAACAACTGTCTCAAGGCATGCTCCTCCAGGAAGGAAGGTTGGTTCAATAGCTGCCAGAAGAACAGGGAAAAGGAGATAA
- the rpsS gene encoding 30S ribosomal protein S19: MARKEFRYRGYTLEELQEMPLDDVIKLFPSRQRRSLKRGFLPRQKKVLEKIRKIKKEGKTEGRPPVIRTHCRDMIVLPEMVGMTFGIHNGTEFVEVTIQPEMIGCYFGEFAPTRKKVEHGDPGMGATRSSMFVPLK, encoded by the coding sequence TTGGCACGTAAAGAATTTAGGTATCGCGGCTACACCTTGGAAGAACTGCAGGAGATGCCACTTGACGATGTAATCAAGTTGTTCCCATCAAGGCAGAGAAGATCCCTCAAGAGGGGATTCCTACCAAGGCAGAAGAAGGTACTTGAGAAGATAAGGAAGATAAAAAAAGAGGGAAAAACTGAGGGAAGACCACCGGTCATCAGGACACACTGCAGGGACATGATAGTGCTGCCTGAGATGGTTGGGATGACCTTCGGCATCCACAACGGAACCGAATTTGTGGAGGTCACAATCCAGCCAGAAATGATCGGCTGCTACTTCGGCGAATTTGCACCCACAAGGAAGAAGGTTGAGCACGGAGATCCCGGTATGGGAGCTACAAGATCCTCAATGTTCGTGCCTCTTAAATAA
- the rplV gene encoding 50S ribosomal protein L22: MAKVKYAYKEEDRSKTARASATHLKISPKHAVEICGEIRGMELEKAKRYLEEVIRMERPVAFKRYNRKVGHRRGLSGWASGRYPVKAAGQILKVLENAEANAEYKGLDTEKLRIVHISSHRGPVIRGWIPRAFGRATPFNTPTTHVQIVLGEA; this comes from the coding sequence ATGGCTAAGGTTAAATACGCTTATAAAGAGGAAGACAGGTCAAAAACAGCCAGGGCTTCAGCGACTCACCTCAAAATTTCACCAAAGCACGCTGTGGAGATATGCGGGGAGATCCGGGGAATGGAACTCGAGAAGGCCAAAAGATACCTTGAAGAGGTTATCAGGATGGAGAGGCCGGTGGCATTCAAGAGATACAACCGGAAGGTCGGGCACAGGAGGGGCCTCAGCGGATGGGCCAGCGGCCGTTACCCTGTTAAGGCAGCAGGTCAGATACTGAAGGTCCTTGAAAATGCCGAGGCCAACGCAGAGTACAAGGGACTCGACACCGAGAAACTCAGAATAGTCCACATATCCAGCCACCGCGGGCCAGTTATAAGGGGCTGGATTCCAAGGGCCTTTGGAAGGGCCACACCATTCAACACACCAACAACACACGTTCAGATAGTTCTGGGGGAGGCATAG
- a CDS encoding 30S ribosomal protein S3, producing the protein MIEKDFVVEGLRRTRIDEYLEKELERAGYGGMDVQVTPMGTMVVVYAERPGMVIGRGGKTVRAITQKLKSKFNLENPQVEVKEVDVPELNPRIMAHKIAAMLQRGMHFRRVAYTTMRRIMAAGAQGVEVTISGKIRGARSATAKFTDGYIKKCGEPSTKHVKEGFATVQLKPGVLGVYVRIMPPEVVLPDKVEIEAPKVTETPSEEPAEQVEAVEEIEDLEEVEDLEELEEIEDLEDLEDLEEIEDLEEVEDLEEDLESAEETEKEDTDGEESEK; encoded by the coding sequence TTGATAGAGAAAGATTTTGTCGTTGAAGGGCTCAGAAGGACAAGGATAGACGAATACCTTGAAAAGGAACTTGAAAGGGCAGGCTACGGTGGCATGGATGTTCAGGTCACCCCTATGGGTACAATGGTTGTCGTTTACGCTGAAAGGCCAGGTATGGTAATTGGACGTGGCGGTAAGACTGTGAGGGCAATTACCCAGAAACTCAAAAGCAAGTTCAACCTTGAAAACCCCCAGGTTGAGGTCAAGGAGGTTGATGTGCCTGAACTCAACCCCCGCATAATGGCCCACAAGATAGCCGCCATGCTCCAGAGGGGCATGCACTTCAGGAGGGTTGCATACACCACAATGAGGAGGATCATGGCTGCAGGTGCCCAGGGTGTTGAGGTTACCATCTCAGGTAAGATAAGGGGTGCCCGTTCAGCCACAGCCAAATTCACAGACGGCTACATAAAGAAGTGCGGCGAACCCTCAACCAAACACGTCAAGGAAGGATTCGCAACAGTGCAGCTCAAACCAGGTGTTCTGGGGGTATACGTCCGCATAATGCCTCCCGAGGTTGTACTTCCAGACAAGGTTGAAATAGAGGCTCCTAAAGTAACTGAAACTCCCTCAGAAGAACCTGCAGAACAGGTTGAAGCTGTTGAGGAGATTGAGGATCTTGAAGAGGTCGAGGATCTCGAGGAGCTAGAGGAGATTGAGGATCTTGAGGATCTTGAGGATCTTGAGGAGATTGAGGATCTTGAGGAGGTCGAGGACCTCGAGGAAGACCTTGAATCAGCGGAAGAAACAGAGAAAGAGGACACAGATGGTGAAGAATCTGAAAAGTAA
- the rpmC gene encoding 50S ribosomal protein L29, protein MAILRSEEIREMDREELQKKLDELKAEYARYISKSAAAGIHENPGKMREIRRTIARVLTIMNEK, encoded by the coding sequence ATGGCGATACTTAGGAGCGAAGAGATAAGGGAAATGGATAGGGAGGAACTCCAGAAGAAGCTGGATGAACTCAAGGCAGAATACGCCAGATACATTTCCAAGAGCGCTGCTGCCGGGATCCATGAAAACCCTGGCAAGATGAGGGAAATCCGAAGAACAATAGCCCGTGTTCTCACCATCATGAATGAAAAATAG
- the yciH gene encoding stress response translation initiation inhibitor YciH: protein MKICDVCGLPEELCVCEEIAREVQTLKVYTVRRRFGKVMTIIEGIDEHDIDIKELTKILKARCACGGTAKKGQIELQGDHKKKVKEVLADMGFSSDTIEIR, encoded by the coding sequence ATGAAAATCTGCGATGTTTGCGGTCTTCCGGAGGAACTTTGCGTCTGTGAGGAAATAGCACGCGAAGTTCAGACATTAAAGGTATACACAGTGAGGCGAAGATTCGGTAAAGTGATGACCATCATAGAGGGCATCGATGAACACGATATTGACATAAAGGAGCTCACAAAGATACTGAAGGCAAGATGTGCCTGTGGAGGTACTGCCAAGAAAGGCCAGATAGAACTTCAGGGGGACCATAAGAAGAAGGTCAAGGAAGTTCTAGCGGATATGGGCTTTTCATCAGACACGATAGAGATAAGGTAG
- the rnp1 gene encoding ribonuclease P protein component 1, with amino-acid sequence MITPRNIFRHELIGLSVRIARSVHRDIQGISGRVVDETRNTLKIELEDGREITVPKGIAVFHFRTPEGEVVEIDGGALVARPEERIKKKFRKP; translated from the coding sequence TTGATAACCCCCCGTAACATTTTCAGACATGAGCTTATTGGCCTTTCTGTGAGAATAGCCAGGAGTGTTCACAGGGACATTCAGGGAATATCGGGAAGAGTCGTGGATGAAACCAGGAACACCCTTAAAATTGAACTGGAGGATGGCAGGGAGATAACGGTTCCAAAGGGAATAGCCGTCTTCCATTTCAGAACACCAGAGGGTGAAGTGGTTGAGATTGATGGTGGAGCTCTGGTAGCTCGTCCTGAGGAGAGAATAAAGAAGAAATTTAGAAAACCATAG
- a CDS encoding 30S ribosomal protein S17, with amino-acid sequence MVGIDVPEPKSKCSDPNCPFHGDLPLRGQILEGTVVSDKAERTVTVERSFYKFIRKYERYEKRKSKIKAHKPDCIDVRVGDTVKIAECRPLSKTKNFVVVEVKGEE; translated from the coding sequence ATGGTCGGCATTGATGTTCCAGAACCTAAATCTAAATGTAGTGATCCTAACTGTCCTTTCCACGGGGACCTCCCATTGAGGGGTCAGATACTGGAAGGAACTGTCGTCAGTGACAAGGCAGAAAGGACAGTAACCGTTGAAAGGAGTTTCTACAAATTTATACGCAAATATGAGAGATACGAAAAGAGAAAATCCAAGATAAAGGCTCACAAACCTGACTGCATAGATGTCAGGGTAGGGGACACAGTGAAAATTGCTGAATGCAGACCCCTCAGCAAGACTAAGAACTTTGTAGTGGTCGAGGTGAAGGGGGAAGAGTAA
- a CDS encoding 50S ribosomal protein L14 encodes MKAIASKVTRALPVGARLQCVDNTGAREVEIISVRGYKGVRRRLAAAGVGDMVVVSVKKGTVDMRREVLNAVVVRQKKEYRRPDGLRVKFEDNAAVIVSPEGVLKGSEIRGPVAKEAADRWPSVGSAASIIV; translated from the coding sequence ATGAAGGCAATAGCATCCAAGGTTACAAGGGCTTTACCTGTAGGGGCCAGACTTCAGTGTGTTGACAACACAGGCGCAAGGGAAGTTGAGATAATCTCTGTCAGAGGATACAAGGGTGTTCGCAGGAGACTCGCAGCAGCCGGTGTTGGCGACATGGTCGTGGTCTCTGTGAAGAAGGGAACAGTGGACATGAGGAGGGAAGTCCTCAACGCTGTTGTTGTGAGACAGAAAAAGGAATACAGAAGACCTGACGGATTGAGGGTGAAATTCGAGGATAACGCTGCAGTTATAGTGAGCCCAGAGGGAGTCCTCAAGGGTTCAGAGATAAGGGGTCCTGTTGCAAAGGAAGCAGCCGACAGGTGGCCCAGCGTGGGAAGTGCAGCCAGCATAATAGTATAG
- the rplX gene encoding 50S ribosomal protein L24: MSKQPRKQRKYIYEAPLHARRKMMSAALSRELREEYGRRSLPVRKGDKVEVLRGDFKGHEGKVEKVDLKRYRVYVEGATIQKVDGTSVYFPIHPSNIRIIDLNLDDEKRMKILERKG, translated from the coding sequence ATGTCAAAACAACCCAGAAAGCAGAGGAAATACATTTATGAAGCACCATTACACGCTCGTCGCAAAATGATGAGCGCAGCCCTAAGCAGGGAACTCAGGGAGGAATACGGTAGAAGGTCCCTGCCAGTGAGGAAGGGAGATAAGGTTGAGGTTCTCCGCGGTGACTTCAAGGGACATGAGGGTAAGGTCGAGAAGGTGGACCTCAAGAGGTACAGGGTCTACGTTGAGGGCGCCACAATACAGAAGGTGGATGGGACCTCAGTTTACTTCCCGATACACCCCTCAAACATCAGAATAATTGACCTCAACCTTGACGATGAGAAGAGAATGAAAATATTAGAACGGAAGGGATAA
- a CDS encoding 30S ribosomal protein S4e gives MAIMASRKHLKRFRSPSHWPIHPKEYKWTVKPSPGPHAIEASLPLMIIVRDILGVADNAREARKIINSGEVLVDGRPRKNYKFPVGFMDVVSIPRTGEVYRVLPDERGRLVLHPIGEENAGFKLCKIVNKTTIRGGKTQLNLHDGRNYLSEDEFRVGDVVKLAVPEQEILERIPFEKGSLGLVTGGRHTGEIGRIKKINITRSSMPNTAVIETEAGKTFLTLKDYVFVIGKDESVISLPGGK, from the coding sequence ATGGCGATAATGGCATCAAGAAAGCACCTTAAACGTTTCAGATCACCAAGTCACTGGCCCATTCATCCCAAGGAATACAAGTGGACCGTAAAGCCATCCCCGGGTCCCCATGCAATTGAGGCATCATTACCTCTGATGATTATTGTGAGGGACATCCTTGGGGTTGCAGACAATGCAAGGGAAGCCAGGAAGATCATAAACAGTGGTGAGGTCCTGGTGGACGGAAGGCCAAGGAAGAACTACAAATTCCCTGTTGGGTTCATGGACGTTGTGAGCATACCCCGCACAGGTGAGGTCTACAGGGTTCTCCCTGATGAAAGGGGAAGGCTGGTCTTACATCCCATTGGTGAGGAGAACGCGGGCTTCAAGCTCTGCAAGATAGTTAACAAGACAACCATCAGGGGCGGGAAAACCCAGCTCAACCTCCATGACGGCCGCAACTACCTCTCAGAGGACGAGTTCCGCGTGGGGGATGTTGTGAAGCTGGCGGTGCCTGAACAGGAAATCCTTGAGAGGATACCCTTTGAGAAGGGCAGCCTTGGCCTTGTAACAGGGGGCCGCCACACAGGTGAAATTGGAAGAATCAAGAAGATAAACATAACCAGGTCATCAATGCCAAACACAGCGGTCATTGAGACCGAAGCAGGGAAGACATTCCTCACACTCAAGGATTACGTGTTTGTCATTGGAAAGGACGAGTCAGTGATCTCACTTCCAGGAGGTAAATAG
- a CDS encoding 50S ribosomal protein L5 produces the protein MNPMEEVRIFKVTLNIGVGEGGERLARAERLLEEMTGQKPVRTHSKVTNPEFGIRKKQPIACKVTLRGERAEKVLRMFLEGIGNRLKASQFDEYGNVSMGIEEHIDIPGMKYDPEIGIFGMNLSVTFEKPGHRISRRRIQRKKVPEKHRVSREEAIDFMKEKFQVKIV, from the coding sequence ATGAACCCCATGGAGGAAGTAAGGATATTCAAGGTCACCCTTAACATAGGTGTCGGTGAAGGGGGTGAAAGGCTTGCAAGGGCTGAAAGGCTTCTTGAGGAGATGACAGGCCAGAAGCCTGTGAGGACCCACTCAAAGGTCACAAACCCCGAGTTTGGTATAAGGAAAAAGCAGCCCATCGCATGCAAGGTCACCCTCCGCGGTGAAAGGGCCGAAAAGGTACTCAGAATGTTCCTTGAGGGAATAGGGAACAGATTGAAGGCCAGCCAGTTTGATGAGTACGGCAATGTTTCAATGGGTATCGAGGAACACATCGACATACCTGGAATGAAGTACGACCCTGAGATAGGGATATTCGGTATGAACCTTTCTGTAACCTTTGAGAAGCCGGGTCACAGGATAAGCAGACGAAGGATACAGCGCAAAAAGGTTCCTGAAAAGCACAGGGTCAGCCGTGAAGAGGCAATTGACTTCATGAAGGAAAAATTCCAGGTTAAAATAGTCTGA